CACCGACTTCTTCCAGGGCGCCGTCCACTACGGCGACGTGGAGGAGGAGAACGCCCGCCTGCGGGCCCAGCTGGCCGAGCGGGAGGCGCTGGCGCTGCGGGCGGCGGACGCCGAACGCGAGCGCGAGGCCCTCCTCGACCTGGCCGCCCTCGACTTCGTGGGCGACATCCCCACCGTCGCCGCCCGGGTGGTGCGGTCGCCGGCGTCGGGGTTCGACCTCACGATCGAGCTCGACCGCGGGCGCGAGGCGGGCGTCGCCAAGGGCATGCCGGTCGTGGGCTCGGGCGGCCTCGTCGGGCGGGTGGTGGACGTGTCGCGCCGCACGTCCATCGTCCAGCTGGTCACCGACTCGTCGTCGAGCGTGGGCGTGCGCCTGGCGGCGTCCGGCGACGTCGGCGTCGCCGTGGGCCGCGGCTCGGGCTCCACCCTGCGCATGGACTTGGTCGACCCGGCCACCAAGGTGGAGAAGGGCGAGGCGGTCGTCACCAGCGGGCTCCAGAACAGCGTGTTCCCGCCCGGCATCCCCGTCGGCAGGGTGGTCGCCGCCACCACCGCGTCGGGCGCCCTCCAGCAGGACGTCACCGTCGCCCCCGCCGCCGACCTGCGGCGCCTGGTGTTCGTCAAGGTGCTCCAGTGGGCTCCCATCCGATGACGCGCGTCCGC
The window above is part of the Acidimicrobiales bacterium genome. Proteins encoded here:
- the mreC gene encoding rod shape-determining protein MreC; its protein translation is MAVYRRTSRPRFTLLLLVLTAITLLTLDERSNGLGVIDTARDGARDLFAPVKDAADAVFSPVTDFFQGAVHYGDVEEENARLRAQLAEREALALRAADAEREREALLDLAALDFVGDIPTVAARVVRSPASGFDLTIELDRGREAGVAKGMPVVGSGGLVGRVVDVSRRTSIVQLVTDSSSSVGVRLAASGDVGVAVGRGSGSTLRMDLVDPATKVEKGEAVVTSGLQNSVFPPGIPVGRVVAATTASGALQQDVTVAPAADLRRLVFVKVLQWAPIR